The Apis mellifera strain DH4 linkage group LG8, Amel_HAv3.1, whole genome shotgun sequence genome contains a region encoding:
- the LOC725803 gene encoding protein artichoke isoform X1, whose amino-acid sequence MWTTWPRTKRKWRDSGSSRSGRKPGGGNRDGFRFIYSVVLAACMTAQEARSAKCPPPDTMPGCPCYNFEDGLFLECAGATEESLRTALSGVIHAAEGEGAIVQSLSVYELDRRVEELRSVAFPAGSQIRHLQISHSAIREISEDAFKRLGKSLESLALVSGRLPHVPQKALATLTSLKALDLEANLVHELPSYSFYGLSLIKLNLKGNQIIKISEYAFAGLEDTLTDLNLAENKIRVFPMTSLRRLEHLTSLRLAWNEVSELPEDGYSRLDALNFLDLTSNNFKKIPLNCFRCCPSLKILSLYYNAVEFVDKDAFISLIDLESIDLSHNKIVSLDVNTFRANQRLRSIDLSNNHIHYIRGVFSKLPELKELFLAENNILEIPAETFAGSTSLSVIYLQQNAIRRIDARGLATLSQLAQLHLSGNYIEKVPRDFLEHCDNLSTLSLDGNNIRELEVGTFAKAKSLRELRLQDNQITEVKRGVFAPLPSLLELHLQNNAITDMETGALRSLHSLQHVNLQGNLLAVLGDVFQVSNDVGQNGNSGSSLVSIQLDNNGLGVLHNDSLRGQASVRIMWLGHNRLTRLQAPLFRDLLLVERLYLTNNSISRIEDTAFQPMQALKFLELSMNRLSHVTVRTFSELHELEELYLQDNGLRRLDPYALTALKRLRVLDLANNHLNVLHDKIFQEGLPIRTLNLRNCTVSVIENGAFRGLNNLYELNLEHNHLTASTLNRLDIPGLRVLRISYNNFSQINGNSLDGLPSLQHLAMDSSQLYRMPPDIFSKNKNLAKLLLSNNRLRTLPTSLFLGLDALKEVRLDGNQFQEIPYEVFANATTIEFLSLANNVIVNVDMSRMNGLASLRELDLRANYIMSLSGFASVNLSRLISVDLSNNHLTALPANFFARSNLLRKVELAANKFHQIPAVALSAQNVPNLTWLNVTANPLVRIHEISSKAKYPALQEIHISGTNLSIVTSQDFEAFPALMHLFMGSNMISRVSPSAFRSLIELLTLDLSVNELDFLPQERLKGLEHLRILNLTHNRLKELEDFPPDLKALQVLDLSYNQISGVGRTTFQHLENLAELHLYGNWISSISPDAFKPLKKLRILDLSRNYLANLPLNAFRPLETQIRSLRAEENPLHCDCESQELWEWLRDHQKLVGGGVARNRGGGLRMNDVDSGLLRCQQPPELRGLVFLELDPHAFCSAPLVLKLAIQDIQPFSVLVSWQSRNHSGIRGYQVAYHAVENIEEFQTLAKILEPNSRSTKLSKLLPNTRYLICVFGLGNWMSQRLEEDTVDQFNFSNHETFESSSDMQMADSSTSRCTEVKTLETPEAVISSDGSSMDNVGSVSSFLTRRLGLIVGCCMGFVVFLLLVSVLGYLKVKKQRETVKREQPIPPEYISYRHFSIQSGEAGHVARQTSQDGQQSNFINNMGNTNLNV is encoded by the exons atgtggaCGACTTGGCCGCGGACGAAGCGCAAGTGGCGGGACTCGGGCTCGTCTCGAAGCGGGCGCAAGCCTGGTGGTGGCAACCGCGACGGTTTCCGTTTCATCTATTCAGTGGTGTTGGCGGCCTGCATGACGGCGCAGGAAGCGAGGAGCGCCAAGTGTCCGCCACCCGACACGATGCCCGGCTGTCCTTGTTACAATTTCGAGGACGGCCTGTTCCTGGAATGCGCCGGGGCCACCGAGGAATCCCTGAGGACCGCTTTGTCCGGTGTGATACACGCAGCTGAAGGGGAAG GTGCGATAGTTCAATCTCTGAGCGTTTACGAGCTGGACAGAAGAGTGGAGGAGCTTCGATCCGTCGCGTTCCCCGCCGGCTCTCAGATCAGGCATTTGCAAATATCGCACTCGGCGATACGCGAGATAAGCGAGGACGCGTTCAAACGATTGGGCAAAAGCTTGGAATCGTTGGCGTTGGTGTCGGGCCGGCTTCCCCACGTGCCGCAGAAAGCACTGGCCACGCTGACCTCCCTGAAAGCGCTCGACTTGGAAGCGAATCTGGTCCACGAGCTTCCAAGTTACAGCTTTTACGGACTGTCGTTGATCAAGTTGAATCTGAAGGGGAatcagataataaaaatatcggagTACGCGTTCGCAGGGCTGGAAGACACTCTGACGGATCTGAACCTGGCCGAGAACAAGATCAGAGTGTTCCCTATGACGTCCCTGAGGAGATTGGAACACCTGACGTCTCTCAGGCTTGCCTGGAACGAGGTGTCCGAGCTACCAGAGGACGGATATTCCAGATTAGACGCACTCAACTTTCTCGATCTGACCAgcaacaatttcaaaaagataCCGCTCAATTGTTTCCGTTGTTGCCCGTCCCTAAAGATCCTCTCTCTGTACTACAACGCGGTCGAGTTCGTGGACAAGGACGCGTTCATCTCGTTGATCGACCTCGAGTCCATCGATCTGAGCCACAACAAGATCGTATCCCTAGACGTGAACACGTTCAGAGCGAATCAAAGGctgagatcgatcgatctcagCAACAATCACATCCATTACATACGCGGCGTGTTCTCGAAGCTGCCCGAGTTGAAGGAGTTGTTCCTCGCGGAGAACAACATTCTGGAAATACCCGCGGAGACGTTCGCCGGTAGCACGAGCCTGTCTGTGATCTATCTTCAACAAAACGCGATCAGGAGGATCGACGCCAGGGGTCTGGCCACGTTGAGCCAATTGGCTCAGTTGCATCTGAGCGGGAACTACATCGAGAAAGTGCCGCGCGATTTTCTCGAGCATTGCGACAATCTGTCCACCTTGTCCCTGGATGGGAACAACATCCGCGAATTGGAGGTGGGAACGTTCGCTAAGGCGAAATCGTTGAGGGAGCTTCGACTGCAGGACAATCAGATTACCGAGGTGAAGCGAGGCGTGTTCGCCCCGTTGCCGTCCTTGCTGGAGCTCCATCTTCAAAATAACGCGATAACCGACATGGAGACCGGCGCTTTGAGATCCCTGCACAGTCTGCAGCACGTGAATCTTCAGGGTAATCTGCTCGCGGTGTTGGGCGACGTGTTCCAAGTGTCGAACGACGTTGGTCAAAATGGGAACAGCGGTAGCTCGTTGGTCTCGATTCAATTGGACAACAACGGGCTCGGCGTGCTGCACAACGACTCTCTGAGGGGGCAAGCGTCGGTAAGGATCATGTGGCTCGGCCACAACAGATTAACCCGTCTCCAGGCTCCTTTGTTCAGGGACCTGTTGCTGGTCGAGCGATTGTATCTCACGAATAACTCCATCTCGCGGATCGAGGACACGGCGTTCCAACCGATGCAGGCGCTCAAATTCCTCGAGCTGAGCATGAACCGTTTGAGCCACGTCACCGTCAGAACTTTCTCGGAATTGCACGAGCTCGAGGAACTTTACCTGCAGGACAACGGGCTGCGCCGCTTGGACCCGTACGCGTTGACCGCCCTCAAGCGACTTCGCGTCCTCGATCTGGCCAATAACCACTTGAACGTGCTCCACGACAAGATCTTCCAGGAGGGATTGCCCATCAGAACGTTGAATCTCAGGAACTGTACCGTGAGCGTGATAGAGAACGGGGCGTTCAGGGGTTTGAACAACCTGTACGAGTTAAATTTGGAGCACAATCACCTGACCGCGTCCACGTTGAACCGTCTCGACATCCCGGGATTGAGAGTCCTTAGAATATCGTACAACAATTTCAGCCAGATCAACGGAAACTCGTTGGACGGATTGCCGTCCCTTCAACACCTGGCCATGGATTCCTCCCAATTGTACAGAATGCCACCGGACATATTCTCAAAGAACAAGAACCTTGCCAAGCTTCTGTTGAGCAACAATCGCCTTCGTACCTTGCCCACCTCCCTCTTCCTCGGTTTGGACGCGTTGAAGGAAGTGAGGCTGGACGGGAACCAATTCCAAGAGATCCCGTACGAGGTGTTCGCGAACGCGACCACCATCGAGTTCTTGTCGTTGGCCAACAACGTGATCGTGAACGTGGACATGTCACGCATGAACGGGTTGGCCAGTCTTCGGGAGCTCGATCTACGCGCCAATTACATCATGTCCCTTTCCGGTTTCGCGAGCGTCAACCTGTCCCGTCTCATATCCGTCGATCTGAGCAACAATCACCTGACCGCCCTGCCCGCAAACTTCTTCGCCCGGTCGAACCTTCTTCGAAAGGTCGAGTTGGCTGCCAACAAATTCCACCAGATACCGGCTGTCGCGTTGTCCGCGCAGAACGTACCAAATCTGACCTGGTTGAACGTCACCGCGAATCCGTTGGTGAGGATACACGAGATCAGCTCGAAGGCAAAGTATCCAGCCCTTCAAGAGATACACATATCGGGGACTAATTTGAGCATAGTGACCAGCCAAGATTTCGAAGCGTTCCCGGCGTTGATGCACCTGTTCATGGGCAGCAACATGATCTCTCGAGTTTCGCCGAGCGCGTTTCGCAGCTTGATCGAGCTACTGACCTTGGACCTGAGCGTGAACGAACTCGATTTCCTGCCGCAAGAGAGGTTGAAAGGGTTGGAACACTTGAGGATACTTAATCTCACGCACAATCGGTTGAAGGAGCTGGAAGATTTCCCCCCGGATCTGAAAGCTCTCCAAGTGTTGGACCTCTCGTACAATCAGATCAGCGGAGTGGGCAGAACAACGTTCCAGCATCTCGAGAATCTTGCCGAGCTTCATTTATACGGGAATTGGATATCGTCCATCTCGCCTGACGCTTTCAAACCGTTGAAGAAACTGAGAATCCTCGATCTGAGTAGGAACTATTTAGCGAATTTACCGTTGAACGCGTTCAGGCCGCTCGAGACGCAGATACGAAGTCTTCGCGCGGAAG AGAATCCGCTGCATTGCGACTGCGAGTCCCAGGAGCTTTGGGAGTGGCTTCGGGATCATCAGAAGTTGGTTGGGGGCGGCGTTGCCCGAAATCGAGGGGGTGGGTTGCGAATGAACGACGTGGACAGCGGATTGCTGAGATGCCAACAGCCGCCGGAATTGCGAGGCCTGGTGTTCCTCGAGTTGGACCCGCACGCCTTCTGTTCCGCGCCCCTCGTCCTGAAACTCGCGATCCAGGACATTCAACCGTTCTCCGTGCTGGTTTCCTGGCAGAGTAGAAATCACTCGGGTATCCGGGGATATCAGGTGGCCTATCACGCCGTGGAGAACATCGAGgag tttcagaCGCTGGCGAAGATACTCGAGCCGAATTCACGTTCCACGAAATTGTCCAAGCTCTTGCCAAACACTCGGTATTTGATCTGCGTGTTTGGATTGGGGAACTGGATGAGCCAACGTCTCGAGGAGGACACGGTGGATCAATTTAACTTCTCCAACCACGAGACGTTCGAGTCGTCGTCGGATATGCAAATGGCGGATTCGTCCACGAGCCGTTGCACCGAGGTGAAAACACTCGAGACACCCGAGGCTGTGATCAGTAGCGACGGCTCGTCGATGGACAACGTGGGCAGCGTGAGCAGCTTCCTGACAAGGCGTCTCGGCCTGATAGTCGGTTGCTGCATGGGATTCGTCGTGTTTTTGCTCCTCGTTTCCGTCCTCGGTTATCTGAAGGTGAAGAAGCAAAGGGAGACGGTGAAAAGGGAGCAACCGATCCCTCCCGAGTACATCTCGTACAGGCACTTCAGCATACAGAGCGGCGAGGCGGGCCACGTTGCCAGGCAGACGAGCCAAGACGGCCAACAGTCCAACTTCATCAACAACATGGGGAACACGAATCTGAACGTATGA
- the LOC725803 gene encoding protein artichoke isoform X2, translated as MWTTWPRTKRKWRDSGSSRSGRKPGGGNRDGFRFIYSVVLAACMTAQEARSAKCPPPDTMPGCPCYNFEDGLFLECAGATEESLRTALSGVIHAAEGEGAIVQSLSVYELDRRVEELRSVAFPAGSQIRHLQISHSAIREISEDAFKRLGKSLESLALVSGRLPHVPQKALATLTSLKALDLEANLVHELPSYSFYGLSLIKLNLKGNQIIKISEYAFAGLEDTLTDLNLAENKIRVFPMTSLRRLEHLTSLRLAWNEVSELPEDGYSRLDALNFLDLTSNNFKKIPLNCFRCCPSLKILSLYYNAVEFVDKDAFISLIDLESIDLSHNKIVSLDVNTFRANQRLRSIDLSNNHIHYIRGVFSKLPELKELFLAENNILEIPAETFAGSTSLSVIYLQQNAIRRIDARGLATLSQLAQLHLSGNYIEKVPRDFLEHCDNLSTLSLDGNNIRELEVGTFAKAKSLRELRLQDNQITEVKRGVFAPLPSLLELHLQNNAITDMETGALRSLHSLQHVNLQGNLLAVLGDVFQVSNDVGQNGNSGSSLVSIQLDNNGLGVLHNDSLRGQASVRIMWLGHNRLTRLQAPLFRDLLLVERLYLTNNSISRIEDTAFQPMQALKFLELSMNRLSHVTVRTFSELHELEELYLQDNGLRRLDPYALTALKRLRVLDLANNHLNVLHDKIFQEGLPIRTLNLRNCTVSVIENGAFRGLNNLYELNLEHNHLTASTLNRLDIPGLRVLRISYNNFSQINGNSLDGLPSLQHLAMDSSQLYRMPPDIFSKNKNLAKLLLSNNRLRTLPTSLFLGLDALKEVRLDGNQFQEIPYEVFANATTIEFLSLANNVIVNVDMSRMNGLASLRELDLRANYIMSLSGFASVNLSRLISVDLSNNHLTALPANFFARSNLLRKVELAANKFHQIPAVALSAQNVPNLTWLNVTANPLVRIHEISSKAKYPALQEIHISGTNLSIVTSQDFEAFPALMHLFMGSNMISRVSPSAFRSLIELLTLDLSVNELDFLPQERLKGLEHLRILNLTHNRLKELEDFPPDLKALQVLDLSYNQISGVGRTTFQHLENLAELHLYGNWISSISPDAFKPLKKLRILDLSRNYLANLPLNAFRPLETQIRSLRAEENPLHCDCESQELWEWLRDHQKLVGGGVARNRGGGLRMNDVDSGLLRCQQPPELRGLVFLELDPHAFCSAPLVLKLAIQDIQPFSVLVSWQSRNHSGIRGYQVAYHAVENIEETLAKILEPNSRSTKLSKLLPNTRYLICVFGLGNWMSQRLEEDTVDQFNFSNHETFESSSDMQMADSSTSRCTEVKTLETPEAVISSDGSSMDNVGSVSSFLTRRLGLIVGCCMGFVVFLLLVSVLGYLKVKKQRETVKREQPIPPEYISYRHFSIQSGEAGHVARQTSQDGQQSNFINNMGNTNLNV; from the exons atgtggaCGACTTGGCCGCGGACGAAGCGCAAGTGGCGGGACTCGGGCTCGTCTCGAAGCGGGCGCAAGCCTGGTGGTGGCAACCGCGACGGTTTCCGTTTCATCTATTCAGTGGTGTTGGCGGCCTGCATGACGGCGCAGGAAGCGAGGAGCGCCAAGTGTCCGCCACCCGACACGATGCCCGGCTGTCCTTGTTACAATTTCGAGGACGGCCTGTTCCTGGAATGCGCCGGGGCCACCGAGGAATCCCTGAGGACCGCTTTGTCCGGTGTGATACACGCAGCTGAAGGGGAAG GTGCGATAGTTCAATCTCTGAGCGTTTACGAGCTGGACAGAAGAGTGGAGGAGCTTCGATCCGTCGCGTTCCCCGCCGGCTCTCAGATCAGGCATTTGCAAATATCGCACTCGGCGATACGCGAGATAAGCGAGGACGCGTTCAAACGATTGGGCAAAAGCTTGGAATCGTTGGCGTTGGTGTCGGGCCGGCTTCCCCACGTGCCGCAGAAAGCACTGGCCACGCTGACCTCCCTGAAAGCGCTCGACTTGGAAGCGAATCTGGTCCACGAGCTTCCAAGTTACAGCTTTTACGGACTGTCGTTGATCAAGTTGAATCTGAAGGGGAatcagataataaaaatatcggagTACGCGTTCGCAGGGCTGGAAGACACTCTGACGGATCTGAACCTGGCCGAGAACAAGATCAGAGTGTTCCCTATGACGTCCCTGAGGAGATTGGAACACCTGACGTCTCTCAGGCTTGCCTGGAACGAGGTGTCCGAGCTACCAGAGGACGGATATTCCAGATTAGACGCACTCAACTTTCTCGATCTGACCAgcaacaatttcaaaaagataCCGCTCAATTGTTTCCGTTGTTGCCCGTCCCTAAAGATCCTCTCTCTGTACTACAACGCGGTCGAGTTCGTGGACAAGGACGCGTTCATCTCGTTGATCGACCTCGAGTCCATCGATCTGAGCCACAACAAGATCGTATCCCTAGACGTGAACACGTTCAGAGCGAATCAAAGGctgagatcgatcgatctcagCAACAATCACATCCATTACATACGCGGCGTGTTCTCGAAGCTGCCCGAGTTGAAGGAGTTGTTCCTCGCGGAGAACAACATTCTGGAAATACCCGCGGAGACGTTCGCCGGTAGCACGAGCCTGTCTGTGATCTATCTTCAACAAAACGCGATCAGGAGGATCGACGCCAGGGGTCTGGCCACGTTGAGCCAATTGGCTCAGTTGCATCTGAGCGGGAACTACATCGAGAAAGTGCCGCGCGATTTTCTCGAGCATTGCGACAATCTGTCCACCTTGTCCCTGGATGGGAACAACATCCGCGAATTGGAGGTGGGAACGTTCGCTAAGGCGAAATCGTTGAGGGAGCTTCGACTGCAGGACAATCAGATTACCGAGGTGAAGCGAGGCGTGTTCGCCCCGTTGCCGTCCTTGCTGGAGCTCCATCTTCAAAATAACGCGATAACCGACATGGAGACCGGCGCTTTGAGATCCCTGCACAGTCTGCAGCACGTGAATCTTCAGGGTAATCTGCTCGCGGTGTTGGGCGACGTGTTCCAAGTGTCGAACGACGTTGGTCAAAATGGGAACAGCGGTAGCTCGTTGGTCTCGATTCAATTGGACAACAACGGGCTCGGCGTGCTGCACAACGACTCTCTGAGGGGGCAAGCGTCGGTAAGGATCATGTGGCTCGGCCACAACAGATTAACCCGTCTCCAGGCTCCTTTGTTCAGGGACCTGTTGCTGGTCGAGCGATTGTATCTCACGAATAACTCCATCTCGCGGATCGAGGACACGGCGTTCCAACCGATGCAGGCGCTCAAATTCCTCGAGCTGAGCATGAACCGTTTGAGCCACGTCACCGTCAGAACTTTCTCGGAATTGCACGAGCTCGAGGAACTTTACCTGCAGGACAACGGGCTGCGCCGCTTGGACCCGTACGCGTTGACCGCCCTCAAGCGACTTCGCGTCCTCGATCTGGCCAATAACCACTTGAACGTGCTCCACGACAAGATCTTCCAGGAGGGATTGCCCATCAGAACGTTGAATCTCAGGAACTGTACCGTGAGCGTGATAGAGAACGGGGCGTTCAGGGGTTTGAACAACCTGTACGAGTTAAATTTGGAGCACAATCACCTGACCGCGTCCACGTTGAACCGTCTCGACATCCCGGGATTGAGAGTCCTTAGAATATCGTACAACAATTTCAGCCAGATCAACGGAAACTCGTTGGACGGATTGCCGTCCCTTCAACACCTGGCCATGGATTCCTCCCAATTGTACAGAATGCCACCGGACATATTCTCAAAGAACAAGAACCTTGCCAAGCTTCTGTTGAGCAACAATCGCCTTCGTACCTTGCCCACCTCCCTCTTCCTCGGTTTGGACGCGTTGAAGGAAGTGAGGCTGGACGGGAACCAATTCCAAGAGATCCCGTACGAGGTGTTCGCGAACGCGACCACCATCGAGTTCTTGTCGTTGGCCAACAACGTGATCGTGAACGTGGACATGTCACGCATGAACGGGTTGGCCAGTCTTCGGGAGCTCGATCTACGCGCCAATTACATCATGTCCCTTTCCGGTTTCGCGAGCGTCAACCTGTCCCGTCTCATATCCGTCGATCTGAGCAACAATCACCTGACCGCCCTGCCCGCAAACTTCTTCGCCCGGTCGAACCTTCTTCGAAAGGTCGAGTTGGCTGCCAACAAATTCCACCAGATACCGGCTGTCGCGTTGTCCGCGCAGAACGTACCAAATCTGACCTGGTTGAACGTCACCGCGAATCCGTTGGTGAGGATACACGAGATCAGCTCGAAGGCAAAGTATCCAGCCCTTCAAGAGATACACATATCGGGGACTAATTTGAGCATAGTGACCAGCCAAGATTTCGAAGCGTTCCCGGCGTTGATGCACCTGTTCATGGGCAGCAACATGATCTCTCGAGTTTCGCCGAGCGCGTTTCGCAGCTTGATCGAGCTACTGACCTTGGACCTGAGCGTGAACGAACTCGATTTCCTGCCGCAAGAGAGGTTGAAAGGGTTGGAACACTTGAGGATACTTAATCTCACGCACAATCGGTTGAAGGAGCTGGAAGATTTCCCCCCGGATCTGAAAGCTCTCCAAGTGTTGGACCTCTCGTACAATCAGATCAGCGGAGTGGGCAGAACAACGTTCCAGCATCTCGAGAATCTTGCCGAGCTTCATTTATACGGGAATTGGATATCGTCCATCTCGCCTGACGCTTTCAAACCGTTGAAGAAACTGAGAATCCTCGATCTGAGTAGGAACTATTTAGCGAATTTACCGTTGAACGCGTTCAGGCCGCTCGAGACGCAGATACGAAGTCTTCGCGCGGAAG AGAATCCGCTGCATTGCGACTGCGAGTCCCAGGAGCTTTGGGAGTGGCTTCGGGATCATCAGAAGTTGGTTGGGGGCGGCGTTGCCCGAAATCGAGGGGGTGGGTTGCGAATGAACGACGTGGACAGCGGATTGCTGAGATGCCAACAGCCGCCGGAATTGCGAGGCCTGGTGTTCCTCGAGTTGGACCCGCACGCCTTCTGTTCCGCGCCCCTCGTCCTGAAACTCGCGATCCAGGACATTCAACCGTTCTCCGTGCTGGTTTCCTGGCAGAGTAGAAATCACTCGGGTATCCGGGGATATCAGGTGGCCTATCACGCCGTGGAGAACATCGAGgag aCGCTGGCGAAGATACTCGAGCCGAATTCACGTTCCACGAAATTGTCCAAGCTCTTGCCAAACACTCGGTATTTGATCTGCGTGTTTGGATTGGGGAACTGGATGAGCCAACGTCTCGAGGAGGACACGGTGGATCAATTTAACTTCTCCAACCACGAGACGTTCGAGTCGTCGTCGGATATGCAAATGGCGGATTCGTCCACGAGCCGTTGCACCGAGGTGAAAACACTCGAGACACCCGAGGCTGTGATCAGTAGCGACGGCTCGTCGATGGACAACGTGGGCAGCGTGAGCAGCTTCCTGACAAGGCGTCTCGGCCTGATAGTCGGTTGCTGCATGGGATTCGTCGTGTTTTTGCTCCTCGTTTCCGTCCTCGGTTATCTGAAGGTGAAGAAGCAAAGGGAGACGGTGAAAAGGGAGCAACCGATCCCTCCCGAGTACATCTCGTACAGGCACTTCAGCATACAGAGCGGCGAGGCGGGCCACGTTGCCAGGCAGACGAGCCAAGACGGCCAACAGTCCAACTTCATCAACAACATGGGGAACACGAATCTGAACGTATGA